The Xenopus laevis strain J_2021 chromosome 5L, Xenopus_laevis_v10.1, whole genome shotgun sequence genome has a segment encoding these proteins:
- the XB22169453.L gene encoding uncharacterized protein LOC734412, whose protein sequence is MRLTLHKKKIAALVLVLFACAGLLHIFTRRDEREFLLTVPGPSEKSNPSGFQLPVGTPLQMRLTAYRNNLHQPVLNADKFSGHPELVAVVQMRGGPGSGARLRLLAESLRAAGPRANRRLLLVLSMEKPCPEVADAMLAIDFCRVLPIYFPYSLSFYPEEFPGADPNDCPRDVSKESAIQQRCNNAEYPDSHGHYREAPFALDKHHWWWSLHFTWERLREVNGYGGYVVFMEEGSYLLPDWQHMLRLMQKQCKEEGCQLLSLGGTASPDPSPDPQHLEVSGFVAPKHRSAVGIPRELYYQLMGCLAEFCTYDDYNWDWSLQHLSASCLSHPLKVLSTRQPRVLNLPSPPKDSECGRTGPCSSTDDASQNLRELVRQLSGQLFPKTVTVSSRQQEIRNPPQIKNGGWGDIRDHALCQSYARL, encoded by the coding sequence ATGAGGCTGACGCTGCACAAGAAGAAGATTGCTGCCTTGGTGCTGGTTCTGTTTGCCTGTGCTGGTTTGCTCCATATCTTCACCCGCCGGGATGAGCGCGAATTCTTACTCACGGTCCCAGGTCCCAGTGAGAAGAGTAACCCCTCTGGCTTCCAGTTGCCCGTTGGCACTCCGCTGCAGATGAGACTGACTGCTTACCGCAACAACCTGCACCAGCCAGTTCTAAATGCTGACAAATTTTCTGGTCACCCTGAGCTGGTGGCAGTGGTACAAATGCGGGGTGGGCCAGGGAGTGGTGCTCGTTTGCGCCTCCTAGCTGAATCCCTGCGGGCAGCTGGGCCCCGAGCAAATCGCCGCCTGTTGCTGGTGCTGAGTATGGAGAAGCCCTGCCCTGAAGTTGCAGATGCCATGCTGGCCATAGACTTTTGCCGGGTGCTGCCCATCTACTTTCCCTACAGCCTGAGCTTCTACCCAGAGGAATTTCCCGGAGCAGACCCCAACGATTGCCCCAGGGATGTATCCAAGGAGTCTGCCATTCAGCAGCGGTGCAACAACGCTGAGTACCCAGATAGCCACGGGCACTACAGAGAAGCGCCATTTGCTCTGGACAAGCATCACTGGTGGTGGAGTCTCCATTTCACATGGGAGAGACTGCGAGAGGTGAATGGCTATGGGGGGTATGTGGTGTTCATGGAGGAGGGCAGTTACCTGCTCCCAGACTGGCAACACATGCTGCGCCTCATGCAGAAACAGTGCAAGGAGGAAGGGTGCCAGCTGCTCAGCCTTGGGGGCACTGCAAGTCCAGATCCTTCCCCGGACCCCCAGCACTTGGAAGTGAGTGGCTTTGTGGCACCAAAGCATCGTTCTGCGGTGGGCATACCCCGGGAACTCTACTACCAACTGATGGGGTGcctggcagaattctgcacctaTGATGATTATAACTGGGACTGGAGCCTGCAGCACCTCTCTGCCTCCTGCCTTTCCCACCCACTCAAAGTTCTCAGCACCCGTCAACCTCGTGTACTCAACCTGCCCTCCCCCCCAAAAGACAGTGAATGTGGACGCACCGGACCATGTTCCAGTACAGACGATGCTTCCCAAAATCTCAGGGAGCTGGTCAGGCAGCTGAGTGGCCAGCTCTTCCCAAAAACTGTAACGGTGTCCAGTCGGCAACAAGAAATCCGCAACCCCCCGCAAATCAAGAATGGAGGTTGGGGGGACATCAGGGACCATGCTTTGTGCCAATCTTATGCCAGGCTATGA